One Candidatus Bathyarchaeia archaeon genomic region harbors:
- the map gene encoding type II methionyl aminopeptidase: MSLSAEVIAKYRQAGKIAAEVRELMRHAVREGMPIISICEKTEASIREKGGKPAFPCNVSINELAAHYTSPPNDKRTVPLGSLVKVDIGVHVDGYIADTAVTVCFNREFDNLVSAAEDALDTGVKTIRPGLFTSQFGSAIQRNIESHGLKPIANLTGHQVARYLIHAGRSLPNVTHISTSRIASNEVYAIEPFVTVKSAAGRVETGKEAHIFRFVKQKKLKSEFAKKLCDFILENFRTLPFAERWLQSVVPLDKHKSAFSELLASKTLMAYPVFIEVSGKPVAQAEHTVLVTKNGCEVLT; the protein is encoded by the coding sequence CGAGAACTCATGAGACACGCGGTCAGGGAAGGCATGCCCATCATTAGCATATGCGAGAAAACTGAAGCTTCTATACGAGAAAAAGGTGGAAAACCAGCTTTCCCATGCAACGTTTCCATAAACGAACTCGCAGCTCATTACACATCTCCCCCAAATGACAAGCGAACCGTGCCGCTAGGCTCGTTGGTAAAAGTTGACATAGGCGTCCACGTGGACGGCTACATCGCAGACACAGCGGTAACAGTGTGCTTCAACCGCGAATTCGACAATCTTGTATCAGCTGCTGAAGACGCGTTAGACACGGGTGTCAAAACAATTCGCCCCGGACTGTTTACTTCGCAGTTTGGGAGCGCAATCCAGAGGAACATAGAATCCCATGGACTCAAGCCAATTGCCAACTTGACTGGGCATCAAGTGGCGCGGTATCTGATACATGCTGGGCGGTCATTGCCTAATGTCACTCATATTTCAACAAGCCGAATCGCATCTAACGAAGTCTACGCCATTGAACCATTCGTCACCGTGAAAAGCGCGGCTGGAAGAGTTGAAACCGGCAAGGAAGCCCACATATTTCGCTTTGTGAAGCAGAAAAAACTCAAGAGTGAATTTGCCAAGAAGCTCTGCGACTTTATTCTAGAGAATTTTCGCACCCTGCCTTTTGCTGAGCGTTGGCTCCAGAGCGTAGTGCCGCTGGACAAGCACAAGTCGGCTTTCTCCGAGCTTTTGGCCTCGAAAACGCTGATGGCCTATCCAGTGTTCATTGAAGTTAGCGGAAAACCAGTGGCTCAAGCAGAGCACACTGTTCTAGTTACAAAGAACGGATGCGAGGTTTTGACTTAA